One window from the genome of Ananas comosus cultivar F153 linkage group 13, ASM154086v1, whole genome shotgun sequence encodes:
- the LOC109719726 gene encoding 7-deoxyloganetic acid glucosyltransferase-like, giving the protein MTSDSYVTAAAGAAASTHVLIFPFPAQGHLNCMLQLAELLAAADIHVTFLNTEYNHRRLLRSSSGNSLPGRGPGPKVQFRAIADGLPDDRARSAARLLELDASLRARSSQAYRDLLVDLREGSGGRAPRVTCVIADGIMPFAIDIAEELGIPAMAFRTPSASSVWAYYCIPKLLQSGELPIPEGADLDEPIRGLPSFCREARSSDDPMLRFVAEVTAHSARARAFILNTCEHLEPSALSSIRARMPVTYAVGPLHALRSGSESAPARASLWREDRTCVAWLDGQPERSVVYVSFGSFAVMSRKQFLEFWRGLVGSGRRFLWVVRPDLIEEGGWTDEMESMIEGARDRDRARVVGWAPQREVLGHRAVGCFMTHSGWNSTLESMVEGVPMICWPFFADQQINSRFVSEVWRIGLDMKDTCERSTVERMVREAMEGDAADELRRSAKATAEAVRKSVEEGGSSFAAFQRLVQHIKSLARPN; this is encoded by the exons ATGACGAGCGATAGTTACGtcacagcagcagcaggagcggCGGCATCGACGCACGTGCTGATATTCCCCTTTCCGGCGCAGGGCCACCTGAACTGCATGCTCCAGCTGGCCGAGCTCCTGGCGGCGGCGGACATCCACGTGACCTTCCTCAACACCGAGTACAaccaccgccgcctcctccgcagCTCCAGCGGGAACTCACTTCCGGGGAGGGGGCCGGGGCCGAAAGTCCAGTTCCGGGCCATCGCGGACGGGCTCCCCGACGACCGGGCTCGCTCGGCCGCGCGGTTGCTGGAGCTCGACGCGTCCCTGCGCGCCAGATCGAGCCAGGCGTACCGCGATCTGCTGGTGGATCTGCGCGAGGGGTCGGGCGGCCGGGCGCCGCGCGTCACGTGCGTGATCGCCGATGGGATCATGCCCTTCGCCATCGATATCGCGGAGGAACTGGGAATCCCCGCCATGGCGTTCCGTACGCCCAGCGCGTCCAGCGTGTGGGCTTATTACTGCATCCCCAAGCTCCTACAGAGCGGGGAGCTCCCCATTCCGG AGGGTGCCGACCTGGACGAGCCGATTCGAGGCCTGCCGAGCTTCTGCAGGGAGGCGAGGAGCTCCGACGACCCGATGCTGCGGTTCGTGGCCGAGGTCACGGCGCACAGCGCCCGCGCGCGCGCCTTCATACTCAACACGTGCGAGCACCTCGAGCCCTCCGCCCTCTCCAGCATCCGCGCCCGCATGCCCGTCACCTACGCCGTCGGACCCCTGCACGCCCTCCGCTCCGGATCCGAATCCGCACCCGCACGTGCGAGCCTGTGGCGCGAGGACCGCACGTGCGTGGCGTGGCTCGACGGCCAGCCGGAGCGGTCCGTCGTCTACGTGAGCTTCGGGAGCTTCGCGGTGATGTCCCGGAAGCAGTTCCTCGAATTCTGGCGCGGCCTGGTGGGCAGCGGTCGACGCTTCCTGTGGGTTGTGCGGCCGGATCTGATCGAGGAGGGGGGATGGACGGACGAGATGGAGTCCATGATCGAAGGGGCGAGGGACCGGGACCGGGCCCGGGTCGTGGGCTGGGCCCCGCAGAGGGAGGTTCTGGGCCATCGGGCCGTGGGCTGCTTTATGACGCACAGCGGGTGGAACTCGACCCTGGAGAGCATGGTGGAGGGAGTGCCGATGATATGCTGGCCGTTTTTCGCCGACCAGCAAATCAATAGCAGGTTCGTGAGCGAGGTGTGGAGAATCGGATTGGACATGAAAGACACGTGCGAACGCAGTACGGTGGAGAGAATGGTGAGGGAAGCCATGGAAGGGGACGCCGCCGATGAGCTCAGACGGTCGGCGAAGGCGACGGCGGAGGCCGTGAGGAAGAGCGTCGAGGAGGGCGGGTCGTCGTTCGCGGCCTTTCAAAGGCTGGTCCAACATATAAAATCTCTGGCCCGGCCCAATTAA